A part of Streptomyces sp. NBC_00557 genomic DNA contains:
- a CDS encoding nuclear transport factor 2 family protein, protein MADRATMERIWEAHTAGEFVAQDVEATMATMDDDPIVVHVPTAMGGSGYDGVKDFYARWFIGRNPDDFTVRSISRTVGDDSLVDEMIVSFTHDIEVPWILPGSAPTGQQVRIPVIAVVDFRGPRVRSERIYWDQTAVLAQTRLLNDDIVRRLPVVTTPLDVLDGRVPLNQLTSPRLDVEP, encoded by the coding sequence ATGGCTGATCGCGCAACGATGGAGCGTATCTGGGAAGCCCACACCGCCGGCGAGTTCGTGGCGCAGGACGTGGAGGCTACGATGGCCACGATGGACGACGACCCCATCGTCGTCCATGTGCCGACCGCCATGGGCGGTAGTGGGTACGACGGCGTCAAGGACTTCTACGCACGCTGGTTCATTGGACGGAACCCGGACGATTTCACTGTGCGTTCGATATCCCGCACGGTGGGAGACGACAGCCTCGTGGACGAAATGATCGTGTCGTTCACCCACGACATCGAGGTGCCCTGGATTCTGCCTGGATCGGCACCCACCGGGCAGCAGGTCCGTATACCCGTCATCGCCGTCGTGGACTTCCGAGGCCCGCGTGTGCGGAGCGAGCGCATCTACTGGGATCAAACGGCAGTGCTCGCGCAGACGCGGTTGCTGAACGACGACATCGTCCGGCGCCTGCCCGTGGTCACCACACCGTTGGACGTACTGGACGGCAGGGTCCCCCTCAACCAGCTGACGTCGCCCCGCCTCGATGTCGAACCGTGA
- a CDS encoding aliphatic sulfonate ABC transporter substrate-binding protein has product MRKTTSRLVGAVGSLTLASTLVACGGASSDTAAPLSNAAAASDAKHPEWSKYTFTIGDNGGDGSQELAKITGVFDNAPYKVKFARFTYGPPLVQAAASGDIDLGSVGDVPPITGAAKEYGFKVVAVNRSLTPDQAVENIIVPKGSKLSTAADLKGKKIAVPQGSSAHGLALNALKSVGLTPKDAKLVFLDPAAAATAFNTGKVDAWSIWNPQSAIAVKHGARILVKGLPPIDQTSSYYVASDASLKDKTKRAALTDVLKRLSREFAWAVKNPDTYAQALSREQGIPLDDAKASLAAYSNRVTPVQQSDIELEQKLADAFLEAGQITKKVDVKSITDNLLPAGYDSSKLKVTS; this is encoded by the coding sequence ATGCGCAAGACAACCAGCAGACTCGTCGGAGCCGTCGGCTCGCTCACCCTCGCGAGCACCCTCGTCGCCTGCGGAGGAGCGTCGTCGGACACGGCCGCGCCGCTGAGCAACGCCGCCGCGGCGAGCGACGCCAAGCACCCCGAGTGGAGCAAGTACACCTTCACCATCGGCGACAACGGCGGTGACGGCAGCCAGGAACTGGCCAAGATCACCGGCGTGTTCGACAACGCGCCCTACAAGGTGAAGTTCGCCCGCTTCACCTACGGCCCGCCGCTCGTGCAGGCCGCCGCCTCGGGCGACATCGACCTCGGCAGCGTCGGCGACGTACCGCCGATCACCGGCGCCGCGAAGGAGTACGGCTTCAAGGTCGTCGCCGTCAACCGCTCACTCACGCCCGACCAGGCGGTCGAGAACATCATCGTGCCGAAGGGCTCGAAGCTGAGTACCGCTGCCGACCTCAAGGGCAAGAAGATCGCCGTCCCACAGGGCAGTTCGGCTCACGGCCTGGCCCTGAACGCGCTCAAGAGCGTCGGCCTCACCCCCAAGGACGCCAAGCTGGTCTTCCTCGACCCGGCGGCCGCCGCGACGGCCTTCAACACCGGGAAGGTGGACGCCTGGTCGATCTGGAACCCGCAGTCGGCCATCGCGGTCAAGCACGGCGCGCGGATCCTCGTGAAGGGTCTGCCGCCGATCGACCAGACGAGCAGCTACTACGTCGCCAGTGACGCGTCACTGAAGGACAAGACCAAACGCGCGGCTCTCACGGACGTCCTGAAGAGGCTCTCCCGGGAGTTCGCCTGGGCGGTCAAGAACCCCGACACGTACGCACAGGCGCTCTCGCGAGAGCAGGGCATTCCCCTGGACGACGCCAAGGCGTCCCTGGCCGCCTACTCCAACCGGGTGACCCCGGTGCAGCAGTCGGACATCGAACTGGAGCAGAAGCTCGCCGACGCCTTCCTGGAGGCGGGCCAGATCACCAAGAAGGTCGACGTCAAGTCGATCACCGACAACCTCCTCCCGGCCGGCTACGACAGCTCCAAGCTCAAGGTCACCTCATGA
- a CDS encoding ABC transporter ATP-binding protein translates to MSSVIATEPRRQTGVVVEQVVRRFGDRVVLDHLDLTIADEELVILLGPSGCGKSTLLRLLAGLDRPDGGRVEVPARRAIVFQADRLLPWQRVLRNVTLGLYGADAEARAREVLAEVGLSGREKAWPKELSGGEAQRVSLARALVSEPELVLLDEPFAALDAITRLRMHDLVRALRAKHHAAMLLVTHDVDEAIALADRIVVMSNGRIGTSHEVHLSAADREASVAREELRARLLEDLGLAGQH, encoded by the coding sequence ATGAGCAGCGTGATCGCGACGGAGCCCCGTCGGCAGACCGGGGTGGTCGTCGAGCAGGTGGTCCGCCGGTTCGGTGACCGGGTGGTGCTCGACCACCTCGACCTCACCATCGCCGACGAGGAGTTGGTGATCCTGCTCGGCCCCTCGGGCTGCGGCAAGAGCACCCTGCTGCGGCTGCTCGCCGGACTCGACCGGCCCGACGGCGGGCGGGTGGAGGTCCCGGCACGGCGTGCGATCGTCTTCCAGGCCGATCGGCTGCTGCCGTGGCAGCGGGTGTTGCGCAACGTCACGCTCGGCCTGTACGGAGCCGATGCGGAGGCGCGGGCCCGCGAGGTGCTTGCCGAGGTCGGACTCTCGGGCCGTGAGAAGGCATGGCCCAAGGAGCTCTCGGGCGGCGAGGCCCAGCGGGTGTCGCTCGCCCGGGCACTGGTCTCGGAGCCCGAACTCGTGCTGCTCGACGAGCCGTTCGCGGCCCTCGACGCCATCACACGGCTGCGCATGCACGACCTCGTGCGCGCGCTGCGGGCCAAGCACCACGCTGCCATGCTGCTCGTCACCCACGATGTCGACGAGGCGATCGCCCTGGCGGACCGCATCGTCGTCATGAGCAACGGCCGCATCGGCACCTCGCACGAGGTGCACCTCTCCGCCGCGGACCGTGAGGCGAGCGTCGCACGCGAGGAACTCCGGGCCCGGCTCCTGGAAGACCTCGGCCTCGCCGGCCAGCACTGA
- a CDS encoding LLM class flavin-dependent oxidoreductase: protein MSATRRQLHLNAFLMEAGHHEAAWRLPHSNPRAAFGLRHWIELAQLAESAKFDSLFLADGPALVGTGEFRPPGQLEPLTLLTALSQATRRIGLIATVSSTYNEPYNLARRLASVDHVSGGRAGWNIVTSAGADEAANFGLDDRPGHAERYARADEFLRVAKALWDSWESEAVVADKSTGRYADPERLHRLNHRGRHFKVAGPLNVERPPQGYPLLVQAGSSEDGKDFAARHAEAVFTAHTTYERAAAFYADIKARARAAGRDPDGVIVLPGIVPYIGSTEEEARALAREFDELRVPEYGLRQLAAVFETEPSVFELDEPLPDFILSRPKLEGAQSRSDLITDLAVREQLTVRQIISRLGGGRGHFEFVGTPEQVADTIIAWFEGGAADGFNIMAPALPSGLAAFAEHVLPLLRGKGLFREEYEGTTLREHYGLPVPANQFHG, encoded by the coding sequence ATGAGCGCGACACGGCGACAGCTCCACCTCAATGCCTTCCTCATGGAAGCGGGCCACCACGAGGCAGCCTGGCGGCTTCCGCACAGCAATCCCCGGGCCGCCTTCGGCCTGCGGCACTGGATCGAGCTGGCGCAGCTGGCCGAGAGCGCCAAGTTCGACTCGCTCTTCCTCGCGGACGGGCCGGCCCTCGTCGGCACCGGCGAGTTCCGTCCGCCGGGCCAGCTCGAACCATTGACCCTGCTGACCGCGCTGTCCCAGGCGACCAGGAGGATCGGCCTCATCGCGACCGTGTCGTCGACGTACAACGAGCCGTACAACCTCGCCCGCCGGCTCGCTTCCGTCGATCACGTCAGCGGCGGCCGCGCCGGCTGGAACATCGTCACCTCGGCCGGCGCCGACGAGGCCGCCAACTTCGGCCTCGACGACCGCCCTGGCCACGCCGAACGCTACGCCCGAGCCGATGAGTTCCTGAGGGTCGCCAAGGCACTGTGGGACAGCTGGGAGTCCGAGGCCGTCGTCGCGGACAAGTCCACCGGACGCTACGCCGACCCCGAGCGGCTTCACAGGCTGAACCATCGGGGCAGGCACTTCAAGGTGGCCGGCCCGCTCAACGTGGAGCGTCCACCGCAGGGCTACCCGCTGCTCGTCCAGGCCGGCTCCTCCGAGGACGGCAAGGACTTCGCGGCCCGCCACGCCGAGGCGGTCTTCACCGCGCACACGACGTACGAGCGGGCGGCCGCCTTCTACGCCGACATCAAGGCACGGGCCAGGGCCGCGGGGCGCGACCCGGACGGTGTCATCGTTCTGCCGGGCATCGTCCCGTACATCGGGTCGACCGAGGAGGAGGCCCGGGCGCTCGCGCGGGAGTTCGATGAGCTGCGCGTCCCGGAGTACGGTCTGCGCCAGCTGGCCGCCGTGTTCGAGACAGAGCCGTCGGTCTTCGAACTGGACGAACCACTACCGGACTTCATCCTCTCCAGACCGAAACTGGAAGGCGCGCAGAGCCGTTCCGACCTGATCACCGATCTCGCGGTGCGCGAGCAGCTGACGGTGCGGCAGATCATCTCCCGGCTCGGCGGCGGGCGCGGTCACTTCGAGTTCGTCGGCACGCCGGAGCAGGTCGCGGATACCATCATCGCGTGGTTCGAGGGTGGTGCCGCGGACGGGTTCAACATCATGGCGCCCGCCCTGCCCTCGGGCCTGGCGGCCTTCGCCGAGCACGTGCTGCCGCTCCTGCGGGGCAAGGGCCTGTTCCGCGAGGAGTACGAGGGAACGACCCTGCGCGAGCACTACGGTCTCCCGGTACCGGCGAACCAGTTCCATGGCTGA
- a CDS encoding TauD/TfdA dioxygenase family protein, giving the protein MSPSIRKLTGRIGAVVEGVDLTAPPDPLTVTALRDALNEHKAIVFNDVNLDNAGQERVAGWFGELTTAHPNVPAAEGTTSVLAVDSETSKANEWHTDVSFVVNPLQATTLRSVVTTPYGGETLIANAAAAYRDLPEPLRALADSLRAVHTNQYDYARPASTTAQRQEYDRVFVSTPYEAEHPVVRVHPLTGERGLFIGGFVKRIVGLSSNESADLLRILQSYVTRPENILRWTWSPNQLLIFDNRITQHYGVDNYDDHPRRLNRVTVAGDIPVGVDGRHSEQLVGDATHYSSVLEAAA; this is encoded by the coding sequence ATGTCTCCATCCATCCGCAAACTCACCGGCCGTATCGGCGCGGTCGTCGAGGGCGTCGACCTCACCGCGCCGCCTGACCCCCTGACGGTCACGGCGCTCCGTGACGCCCTCAACGAGCACAAGGCGATCGTGTTCAACGACGTGAACCTCGACAATGCCGGTCAGGAGCGTGTGGCCGGGTGGTTCGGCGAGCTCACCACCGCTCACCCGAACGTCCCGGCCGCCGAAGGCACGACGAGCGTGCTCGCCGTCGACAGCGAGACGTCCAAGGCCAACGAGTGGCACACGGACGTCTCCTTCGTGGTCAACCCGCTGCAGGCCACCACGCTGCGGTCGGTCGTGACCACGCCGTACGGCGGCGAGACGCTCATCGCGAACGCCGCGGCGGCCTACCGCGATCTGCCCGAACCGCTGCGCGCCCTCGCGGACTCGCTGCGCGCGGTGCACACCAACCAGTACGACTACGCGCGCCCCGCGTCCACGACGGCCCAGCGGCAGGAGTACGACCGCGTCTTCGTCTCGACGCCCTACGAGGCCGAGCACCCGGTCGTGCGGGTGCATCCGCTGACCGGCGAACGCGGACTGTTCATCGGCGGGTTCGTCAAGCGCATCGTCGGCCTGTCGAGCAACGAGTCGGCCGATCTGCTGCGCATCCTCCAGTCGTACGTGACACGTCCGGAGAACATCCTGCGCTGGACCTGGTCGCCCAACCAGCTGCTGATCTTCGACAACCGGATCACCCAGCACTACGGGGTGGACAACTACGACGACCACCCGCGCCGCCTCAACCGGGTGACAGTGGCGGGAGACATTCCCGTCGGCGTCGACGGACGCCACAGCGAGCAACTCGTCGGCGACGCCACGCACTACAGCAGCGTGCTGGAGGCGGCGGCATGA
- a CDS encoding IS5 family transposase (programmed frameshift), whose protein sequence is MVERLVPNELWKLFQRVVPEAPSRPQGGGRRRHGDREVLAAIVFVATSGCTWQQLPSASFGPSGATAHRRFAEWSKARVWAKLHRLVLDELGSRGELDWSRCAIDSVNMRALKGELTGPNPVDRGKYGSKIHLITERTGLPLSVGISGANLHDSQALEPLVRGIPPIRSRRGPRRRRPAKLHADKGYDYNHLRRWLRTRGIRHRIARKGIESSERLGRHRWTIERTMAWLAGYRRLHRRYERKASHFLAFTSIACTLICYRRLTN, encoded by the exons ATCGTTGAGCGGCTGGTGCCGAATGAGTTGTGGAAGTTGTTCCAGCGGGTGGTTCCGGAGGCGCCGTCGCGGCCGCAGGGTGGCGGCCGGCGCCGCCACGGTGACCGGGAGGTCCTGGCCGCGATCGTGTTCGTGGCCACGTCGGGCTGCACGTGGCAGCAGTTGCCGTCCGCGTCGTTCGGGCCCTCGGGAGCGACGGCTCACCGGCGATTCGCCGAGTGGTCGAAGGCCCGGGTATGGGCGAAGCTGCACCGCCTGGTGCTCGACGAGCTCGGCTCTCGCGGAGAGCTGGACTGGTCGCGCTGCGCGATCGACTCCGTGAACATGCGGGCCCTG AAGGGGGAACTGACGGGTCCGAATCCTGTCGACCGCGGCAAGTACGGCTCGAAGATCCACTTGATCACCGAGCGCACCGGACTGCCCCTTTCTGTGGGGATCTCCGGCGCGAACCTGCACGACAGCCAGGCACTCGAACCGCTCGTGCGGGGAATCCCGCCCATCCGCTCCCGTCGCGGACCGCGCCGGCGACGTCCGGCCAAGCTGCACGCCGACAAGGGCTACGACTACAACCACCTGCGCCGATGGTTACGCACACGCGGCATCCGGCACCGCATCGCCCGTAAAGGCATCGAGTCTTCCGAGCGACTCGGCCGTCACCGCTGGACGATCGAACGAACCATGGCCTGGCTCGCCGGATACCGCCGACTGCACCGCCGCTACGAACGCAAAGCCAGCCACTTCCTGGCTTTCACCAGCATCGCCTGCACCCTCATCTGCTACCGCAGACTCACCAATTGA
- a CDS encoding ABC transporter permease, whose translation MTELSLTAPAGTERPDTATTSAPEREVFLPRDARRRTPLSTLRERLRWPLGIYTTPVAILVAWEVLARAGVLAKTYAPAPTSIVKSAADLWQQGVLGPDLAVSLQRAGIGLAIGLTVGIVTGVLGGLLRSGEYLFNGLVQVLNTIPLLAVLPLMIVWFGIDELTKVLLISFGAGVPMYLNLFAAIRGVDQRLIEMARTTGAGTWRLVTRVLVPGALPGFLVGLRFSLAYSVLGLVAAETVNADKGLGFLITQGQTYLQTNQVFVGLVIYSLLGLLADQFVRALERVLLRWRPSYEAS comes from the coding sequence ATGACCGAGCTCAGCCTCACGGCGCCCGCCGGCACCGAGCGCCCGGACACCGCGACGACGAGCGCGCCGGAACGCGAGGTGTTCCTACCGCGCGACGCCCGACGCCGAACGCCGCTCAGCACACTCCGCGAACGCCTGCGCTGGCCGCTGGGCATCTACACGACTCCCGTCGCGATCCTCGTCGCCTGGGAGGTGCTCGCCCGGGCCGGAGTGCTGGCGAAGACCTATGCACCGGCACCGACCTCGATCGTGAAGTCCGCCGCCGATCTGTGGCAGCAGGGCGTCCTCGGGCCCGACCTGGCCGTCTCGCTGCAGCGGGCCGGCATCGGCCTCGCCATCGGTCTGACGGTGGGCATCGTCACCGGAGTGCTCGGCGGGCTGCTGCGCAGCGGGGAATACCTGTTCAACGGCCTCGTGCAGGTGCTCAACACGATCCCGCTCCTGGCGGTGCTGCCGCTGATGATCGTGTGGTTCGGCATCGACGAACTCACGAAGGTCCTGCTGATCTCCTTCGGAGCCGGTGTCCCGATGTATCTCAACCTGTTCGCCGCGATCCGGGGCGTCGACCAGCGGCTGATCGAGATGGCGCGCACGACGGGCGCGGGCACCTGGCGCCTGGTGACGCGCGTGCTGGTGCCCGGAGCCCTGCCGGGGTTCCTGGTCGGCCTGCGGTTCTCCCTCGCCTACAGCGTCCTGGGACTCGTCGCCGCCGAGACGGTCAACGCCGACAAGGGACTCGGCTTCCTCATCACTCAGGGGCAGACGTATCTGCAGACCAACCAGGTCTTCGTGGGGCTGGTGATCTACTCGCTCCTCGGTCTGCTCGCCGACCAGTTCGTCCGGGCTCTCGAGCGGGTGCTGCTGCGGTGGCGACCCAGTTATGAGGCGTCATGA
- a CDS encoding AI-2E family transporter, with protein MARIHTPRARRRGRAVKGSVRGTQSTAGEPRGGGQERGGPESIQSRPFERSRSWLRAGFALGLGATLAWLLVRTVLQIGQLLSLFLAAVFIAIGLEPLVALLTRHRVRRGWAVLIVLLAFLLCLAGFVALIAQPVTDEVNSLVKAIPKWLTQLHDRHTFLGHLEDRYHLITKVRSALMSGGSSVLGGLLGAGKIVLSLVTSAVIVVVVTIYLMVALPEIKEFGFRFVAASRRARVETVTDEILTRTGRFMLANLATSGIAGLATFAWCAAIGVPYPAALGFFVALMDLIPVVGSTVAGVAVSLVALSVSLPVAGATAGFYVGFRLAEDYLIMPRAMKYAVDVHPVVTVVGVLVGGALLGIIGALVAVPAAVAIGILLEEYVFPRTDAS; from the coding sequence ATGGCACGCATCCACACTCCCCGCGCACGCCGTCGTGGGCGGGCGGTGAAGGGATCGGTGCGGGGAACCCAGAGCACTGCCGGGGAACCCAGAGGTGGCGGGCAGGAGAGGGGAGGCCCCGAATCCATCCAGTCACGACCCTTCGAACGCAGCCGGTCGTGGCTGCGGGCCGGCTTTGCACTGGGGCTCGGTGCGACTCTGGCCTGGCTGCTCGTCCGCACCGTTCTGCAGATCGGACAGCTGCTGTCATTGTTCTTGGCGGCCGTCTTCATCGCGATCGGCCTGGAACCGCTGGTCGCCCTCCTGACCAGGCACCGCGTACGTCGCGGCTGGGCGGTTCTGATCGTGCTTCTCGCGTTCCTGCTGTGCTTGGCGGGGTTCGTCGCTCTGATCGCCCAGCCGGTCACGGACGAGGTCAACTCGTTGGTGAAGGCGATTCCGAAATGGCTCACCCAGCTGCACGACCGGCACACTTTCCTCGGCCATCTGGAAGACCGCTACCACCTGATCACCAAGGTCCGCAGCGCTCTGATGTCCGGCGGCTCGAGTGTGCTCGGCGGGCTGCTGGGGGCGGGCAAGATAGTGCTGAGTCTGGTCACATCGGCGGTCATCGTCGTGGTCGTGACCATCTACCTGATGGTCGCCCTGCCCGAGATCAAGGAGTTCGGATTCCGCTTCGTCGCCGCGAGCAGGCGCGCGCGGGTCGAGACGGTGACGGACGAGATCCTGACCCGGACGGGCCGGTTCATGCTGGCCAACCTGGCGACGTCGGGCATCGCCGGGCTCGCGACCTTCGCCTGGTGCGCGGCCATCGGCGTGCCCTATCCGGCTGCGCTGGGCTTCTTCGTGGCGCTGATGGATCTGATCCCGGTCGTCGGCTCGACCGTGGCCGGGGTGGCCGTGAGCCTGGTCGCCCTGTCGGTCTCCCTGCCGGTCGCGGGTGCCACAGCCGGCTTCTACGTGGGCTTCCGCCTGGCGGAGGACTACCTGATCATGCCTCGAGCGATGAAGTACGCCGTCGACGTGCACCCCGTAGTCACGGTCGTGGGTGTCCTCGTCGGCGGCGCGCTGCTGGGCATCATCGGCGCCTTGGTCGCCGTACCAGCAGCCGTCGCCATCGGCATCCTGCTGGAGGAGTACGTCTTCCCCCGCACCGACGCATCCTGA
- a CDS encoding LLM class flavin-dependent oxidoreductase, whose translation MTGTALHLAVEIDGDGAPPAAWRRAAHSPDQLLTPRRVARVAAIAENAGFTLITLDDGVLPPGTSPNPVGRVGAVERAAFVAASTSTIGIAPVVPVTYAEPFHVSSQLASLDHISGGRAGWVVAEEERPEAARAWGRPPVADAAARARESRDGVEVARALWDSWEDDAVIRSVATSRYLDRERLHYIDFTGETYAVKGPAIVPRPPQGQLVVLGRPDRVPAAQLDVALVGGATSRRSARPRLPPVRPACSPRST comes from the coding sequence TTGACCGGCACTGCCCTGCACCTCGCCGTCGAGATCGACGGCGATGGTGCCCCACCCGCGGCCTGGCGCCGCGCCGCCCACTCCCCCGATCAGCTGCTCACCCCGCGCCGCGTGGCCCGGGTCGCCGCCATCGCCGAGAACGCCGGGTTCACGCTGATCACCCTGGATGACGGCGTGCTGCCGCCCGGAACTTCACCGAATCCGGTGGGCCGTGTCGGCGCGGTAGAGCGTGCGGCCTTCGTCGCCGCGTCCACGAGCACCATCGGAATCGCTCCCGTCGTCCCGGTCACGTACGCCGAACCGTTCCATGTCTCCAGCCAGTTGGCGTCCCTGGACCACATCTCCGGCGGTCGCGCCGGGTGGGTGGTGGCGGAGGAGGAGCGTCCCGAGGCGGCCCGTGCCTGGGGGCGGCCTCCGGTCGCCGACGCCGCCGCGCGGGCCCGGGAGTCCCGGGACGGCGTGGAGGTGGCTCGCGCCCTGTGGGACTCGTGGGAGGACGACGCGGTCATCCGGTCCGTGGCCACCAGCCGTTACCTCGACCGCGAGCGGCTGCACTACATCGACTTCACGGGCGAGACGTATGCCGTCAAGGGCCCGGCGATCGTGCCGCGTCCGCCTCAGGGGCAGCTTGTCGTCCTGGGCCGACCGGACCGGGTTCCCGCCGCACAGCTCGACGTCGCTCTCGTCGGGGGCGCGACCTCGCGTCGGTCGGCACGGCCGCGGCTGCCGCCGGTACGCCCCGCGTGTTCGCCGAGGTCGACGTAG
- a CDS encoding IS5 family transposase: protein MQPSRPYPSDLSDARWELIRPTLEAWRQARNGIRKPTHDLRALMNAILYVDRTGIPWRYLPHDFPPHQTVYGYFAHWEADGIFDQLTGLLRGKVRQAEGRTSEPSACLIDSQSIKTSATVHLTSQGIDPAKKIIGRKRHIVTDTLGLLLAVAVTAASVHDSAAGTQLLTQVRERHPTITKAWADNGYKTKAVEQAAHLGIDLEIVQRDPTTRGFHVQPRRWVIERTLGWLMHHRRLARDYETHPHRSAAMIQLAAINLMTRRLTDEATTNWRDS, encoded by the coding sequence ATGCAGCCCTCACGGCCCTACCCCAGCGACCTGTCCGACGCCCGCTGGGAACTCATCCGCCCCACCCTCGAAGCCTGGCGTCAGGCCCGCAACGGCATCCGCAAGCCCACCCACGACCTGCGCGCCCTAATGAACGCCATCCTCTACGTCGACCGCACCGGCATCCCCTGGCGCTACCTGCCCCACGACTTCCCGCCCCACCAGACCGTCTACGGCTACTTCGCCCACTGGGAAGCCGACGGCATCTTCGACCAGCTCACCGGCCTGTTACGCGGCAAAGTCCGCCAGGCCGAAGGCCGCACCAGCGAGCCCAGCGCCTGCCTGATCGACAGCCAGAGCATCAAAACCTCCGCCACCGTCCACCTGACCAGCCAAGGCATCGACCCGGCCAAGAAAATCATCGGCCGCAAACGGCACATCGTCACCGACACGCTCGGCCTCCTGCTGGCCGTGGCCGTCACCGCCGCCAGCGTCCACGACTCCGCCGCCGGCACCCAACTCCTGACCCAAGTCCGCGAGCGCCACCCCACCATCACCAAGGCCTGGGCCGACAACGGCTACAAGACCAAAGCCGTGGAACAAGCCGCCCACCTCGGCATCGATCTCGAAATCGTCCAACGCGACCCCACCACCCGCGGCTTCCACGTCCAGCCTCGCCGCTGGGTCATCGAACGCACCCTCGGCTGGCTCATGCACCACCGCCGCCTGGCCCGCGACTACGAAACCCACCCTCACCGATCAGCAGCCATGATCCAACTCGCCGCCATCAACCTCATGACCCGCCGCCTCACCGACGAAGCCACCACCAACTGGCGTGACAGCTAA
- a CDS encoding DUF6332 family protein, giving the protein MDMGRESRWEKDAMTVEIVFALVTAVALAAAVFVVALALALAFGISGSAEKGVLVGGALLGAAAGVWRLVRVLRRFDAQRRRGH; this is encoded by the coding sequence ATGGACATGGGGCGTGAGTCACGCTGGGAAAAGGACGCAATGACGGTAGAGATCGTTTTCGCCCTGGTGACTGCCGTCGCGCTGGCTGCGGCGGTCTTCGTCGTCGCTCTGGCTCTCGCACTAGCCTTTGGCATCTCTGGTTCAGCGGAGAAGGGTGTGTTGGTGGGGGGTGCGCTGCTCGGAGCGGCGGCCGGAGTGTGGCGTCTGGTACGAGTGCTGCGTCGGTTCGACGCCCAACGCCGAAGAGGCCACTGA
- a CDS encoding transposase, whose product MALLAPYARAIEDDAEWSEALFLIPEAVPVRARRRCRRVWLSPTRGRPRTKPDSLAADKGYSNSPCRTYLRRRGIRHIIPEKADSQAARVRRGSRGGRPPGFDEERYKKRNTVERAINRLKQSRAVATHYDKRGYVFLGTATAAALVMWLRT is encoded by the coding sequence ATGGCGCTGCTCGCCCCTTACGCCAGGGCGATCGAGGACGATGCCGAGTGGAGCGAGGCACTGTTCCTCATACCGGAGGCGGTGCCCGTGCGGGCCAGGAGACGCTGCCGGAGGGTGTGGTTGTCGCCCACGAGAGGCCGGCCACGCACGAAACCCGACAGTCTCGCGGCCGACAAGGGATACAGCAACAGTCCGTGCCGCACCTACCTGCGGCGCCGGGGCATCCGGCACATCATCCCGGAGAAGGCCGACAGTCAGGCCGCCCGCGTGCGCAGAGGCTCACGCGGCGGACGGCCACCCGGCTTCGACGAAGAGCGGTACAAGAAACGGAACACCGTGGAGCGGGCGATCAACAGGCTCAAGCAGTCCCGGGCCGTGGCTACCCACTATGACAAGCGCGGCTACGTCTTCCTCGGCACTGCCACTGCGGCGGCCCTGGTCATGTGGCTCCGTACATGA